A region of Thermococcus piezophilus DNA encodes the following proteins:
- a CDS encoding 30S ribosomal protein S24e, whose amino-acid sequence MEIKVTEIKENKLLGRKEIYFDIIHEGEPTPSRKDVKGKLVAMLDLNPETTVVQYIRSYFGSRASKGYAKAYESKERMLYIEPEYILIRDGIITKEE is encoded by the coding sequence ATGGAGATTAAGGTTACCGAGATAAAGGAGAACAAGCTCCTCGGAAGAAAGGAGATATACTTCGACATCATCCACGAGGGTGAGCCGACCCCCTCGAGGAAGGACGTCAAGGGCAAGCTCGTTGCCATGCTCGACCTCAACCCCGAGACCACCGTTGTTCAGTACATTAGATCCTACTTCGGTAGCAGGGCCAGCAAGGGCTATGCCAAGGCCTACGAGAGCAAGGAGAGGATGCTCTATATCGAGCCCGAGTACATTCTCATTAGGGACGGAATAATAACCAAGGAGGAATGA
- a CDS encoding DUF1102 domain-containing protein, protein MYIFEDAFLIENNQSETSYYKICVRISSDSAKIGFFTDSFDGSWSQVIEAILLANESMGGGYEDRHQWPHPWGLH, encoded by the coding sequence GTGTACATTTTCGAGGATGCATTTCTGATCGAAAACAACCAAAGCGAGACGAGCTACTACAAGATATGTGTGAGAATAAGCTCGGATTCCGCCAAGATAGGCTTCTTCACCGATAGTTTTGACGGAAGCTGGAGTCAGGTGATTGAGGCGATTCTACTGGCCAACGAGAGCATGGGTGGGGGATATGAGGATAGACACCAATGGCCTCACCCTTGGGGACTACACTGA
- a CDS encoding GTP-dependent dephospho-CoA kinase, giving the protein MPYFKLTPELRKVLKEPLGRLIRGEIPEPYLKIRGELEKARHVVTVGDVVTENVLKLGIKPNLAIYDHKTKRREYSPEIENEAVIMTVQNPPGTITKALLNAIRKGFGLAERGRRVYIKVCGEEDLAAIPAVLYAPEGSVVLYGQPNEGVVLIKVTPECKLKCGKLMSKMEVVRDGD; this is encoded by the coding sequence ATGCCCTACTTCAAATTAACTCCCGAGCTCCGAAAAGTGCTGAAGGAGCCCCTCGGAAGGCTTATCCGAGGGGAGATTCCTGAACCCTACTTGAAGATACGGGGCGAGCTTGAAAAGGCCAGGCATGTCGTTACAGTCGGTGACGTCGTCACAGAGAATGTCCTCAAGCTCGGGATAAAGCCAAATTTGGCCATATACGACCACAAGACAAAAAGACGGGAGTACAGTCCCGAGATCGAGAACGAAGCCGTTATAATGACAGTGCAAAATCCCCCCGGAACAATAACGAAAGCTTTATTAAACGCAATCAGAAAGGGGTTTGGACTGGCCGAAAGGGGCCGTAGGGTTTACATAAAGGTGTGCGGAGAGGAAGACCTCGCGGCGATTCCAGCGGTGCTCTACGCCCCCGAGGGCTCAGTGGTGCTCTATGGCCAGCCCAACGAGGGAGTAGTGCTTATAAAGGTAACTCCTGAATGTAAGCTCAAGTGCGGGAAGCTCATGTCCAAGATGGAGGTGGTTCGAGATGGAGATTAA
- a CDS encoding prenyltransferase/squalene oxidase repeat-containing protein, which yields MKKVLALILVVLMLIPVISASTIDGSVRFLRDAANSTKQTREISLALMALSGAVDDLTSGVIINPNIESLVETLLTNQNPDGGWGFYPGETSNVLDTAYAVIALKKAYPYLGTEERLKVRSAIERGISYLILAKNQNGWGYVPETPTSCYPTVVAIWALGESGYTYNSQTVRDAIKYLENASCEISDYEALALKLIAYHSTGYPVDKETIDEVKDVLLNGEITMKERAMLTYVLVLYTPLDFDTARILTKLESYSKTSNDLVYWMNTPNLFSSTELIATTSFALMALSTSFEVLPPSEIKNPYEMPCQALKNMQNPDGGWGLTLNSPSDEKATYYALKAIEACYPEKESIDRAVAWARDAFQKDAVWMKQNGRMSVGYYYALETLLMYNTLTDEEKEQAIELIKGSQLDYGLWGNTILGPQPYETALAIKALRDLGVSPDDPLIQKAKDWLLSITDGGWGTYVTTRYFSYMLKPDVLTTITVLEALDGIATREELQPHIEWLIEQRVNGGWPYWKVYYIWEKNREYPGTPSVELTVRTTDLLLKYGYNYTNETLNFVMDARDSGLIENNTIGIASAILYLSRFQYIPPVDLYDVERALNEDIFHIITPGIDNESVSEIVTTLNDLFAGGFIEANSTTIGEESYIVMANFGEYSIREYNPYLRFHFENGTVTVGNVTVPTDKAVVLIPGKTPKGVVLFIFYEPENAEIVKEIFTTGFIRYLRGDALVLLNENSRVRVIVVG from the coding sequence ATGAAGAAGGTTCTAGCTCTGATACTGGTAGTTCTCATGCTGATTCCAGTCATCAGCGCGAGCACGATAGATGGTTCTGTAAGGTTCCTCAGGGATGCAGCCAACTCTACAAAGCAGACGAGGGAAATAAGCCTTGCATTGATGGCGTTATCAGGGGCAGTTGATGATTTAACATCGGGTGTTATTATCAATCCCAACATAGAATCCTTAGTAGAAACGCTCCTCACCAACCAGAATCCCGACGGCGGTTGGGGCTTTTACCCGGGTGAGACAAGCAACGTTCTCGATACCGCCTATGCTGTTATAGCATTGAAGAAGGCTTACCCATATCTGGGAACGGAGGAGAGACTCAAGGTAAGATCCGCCATTGAAAGGGGAATTTCATACCTGATTTTGGCGAAAAACCAAAACGGATGGGGCTATGTTCCAGAGACACCTACCTCATGTTACCCAACGGTGGTAGCAATCTGGGCCCTTGGTGAAAGCGGATACACCTACAACAGCCAAACCGTCCGCGATGCGATTAAATATCTCGAAAACGCCTCCTGCGAGATCTCCGATTACGAAGCCCTAGCCCTTAAGCTCATCGCATACCACAGCACAGGCTATCCCGTCGACAAAGAGACCATAGACGAGGTCAAGGATGTCCTACTCAACGGCGAGATAACTATGAAAGAGAGGGCAATGCTCACCTATGTCCTAGTTCTCTACACACCACTCGATTTTGACACCGCGAGAATACTCACAAAACTCGAATCTTACAGCAAAACATCCAACGACCTCGTTTATTGGATGAACACTCCAAATCTGTTCTCTTCCACTGAGCTCATAGCGACAACATCCTTTGCTCTGATGGCGCTCTCCACGTCCTTTGAGGTACTTCCTCCAAGCGAGATTAAAAACCCATACGAGATGCCCTGCCAAGCCCTGAAGAATATGCAGAATCCCGATGGAGGATGGGGTCTGACTCTGAACTCACCCTCCGACGAGAAGGCCACCTACTACGCCCTCAAAGCTATAGAAGCCTGCTATCCGGAGAAGGAGTCAATAGACAGGGCCGTAGCGTGGGCGAGGGATGCCTTCCAGAAGGATGCGGTTTGGATGAAGCAGAACGGCAGGATGTCAGTCGGATACTATTACGCCCTTGAGACTCTCTTGATGTACAACACCCTCACAGATGAGGAGAAGGAGCAAGCGATAGAGCTCATAAAGGGCTCCCAGCTCGACTACGGCCTCTGGGGCAACACCATTCTCGGTCCTCAGCCTTACGAAACGGCACTGGCCATCAAGGCCCTTCGCGATCTCGGCGTGAGCCCCGACGACCCGCTAATTCAGAAGGCCAAGGACTGGCTCCTGAGCATAACGGACGGCGGATGGGGAACGTACGTTACCACAAGGTACTTCTCATATATGCTCAAGCCAGATGTCCTCACCACCATCACTGTCCTCGAGGCCCTCGATGGAATAGCCACGCGGGAAGAGCTTCAACCACACATCGAGTGGCTCATCGAGCAGAGAGTCAATGGTGGATGGCCCTACTGGAAGGTATACTACATATGGGAAAAGAACAGGGAATATCCAGGAACGCCAAGTGTTGAGCTTACTGTTAGAACCACAGATCTGCTCCTCAAGTACGGCTACAACTACACCAATGAAACCCTTAACTTTGTCATGGACGCCCGCGACAGCGGGTTGATAGAAAACAATACCATAGGGATAGCTAGCGCGATACTCTACCTCTCGCGCTTCCAGTACATACCGCCAGTCGACCTCTACGACGTTGAGAGAGCCCTCAACGAGGACATCTTCCACATCATAACGCCTGGAATAGACAATGAGAGCGTGAGTGAGATAGTCACCACGCTGAACGACCTCTTCGCAGGAGGATTTATCGAGGCCAACTCCACAACCATCGGCGAAGAGAGCTATATAGTGATGGCGAACTTTGGAGAATACAGCATAAGGGAGTACAACCCCTACCTAAGATTCCACTTTGAGAACGGAACCGTCACGGTGGGCAACGTCACCGTCCCAACGGACAAAGCAGTGGTACTCATCCCTGGCAAGACCCCTAAGGGCGTCGTGCTGTTCATATTCTACGAGCCAGAAAACGCCGAAATCGTAAAAGAAATATTCACAACGGGGTTCATTAGATACCTTAGGGGAGACGCGCTTGTCCTTCTTAACGAGAACAGTAGGGTGCGCGTTATAGTCGTGGGGTGA
- a CDS encoding DNA-directed RNA polymerase — MYKLLKIKDVVRIPPKMFTIDPKEAAKIVLRETYEGIYDRDEGVILAVMDVEEISQGVVVPGDGATYHDVIFNVLVWKPEMHEVVEGEVIDVAPYGAFIRIGPMDGLVHISQLMDDYVVFDEKNKQFLGKETKRTLKLGDEVRARIIAVSIKSRVIRENKIGLTMRQPGLGKFEWIEKEKRKEGEA; from the coding sequence ATGTACAAGCTCCTGAAGATTAAGGACGTCGTGAGGATTCCACCCAAGATGTTCACCATAGACCCAAAGGAAGCCGCAAAGATAGTTTTGAGAGAGACATATGAGGGAATCTACGACAGGGATGAGGGAGTCATCTTAGCCGTTATGGACGTTGAGGAGATAAGCCAAGGCGTCGTCGTCCCTGGAGACGGAGCGACCTACCACGACGTGATTTTCAACGTCCTCGTCTGGAAGCCGGAGATGCATGAGGTGGTTGAGGGCGAGGTCATCGACGTTGCTCCCTACGGTGCCTTCATAAGGATAGGCCCAATGGACGGTCTCGTTCACATCTCACAGCTCATGGACGACTACGTCGTCTTTGACGAGAAGAACAAGCAGTTCCTCGGTAAAGAAACCAAGAGAACCCTTAAGCTTGGAGACGAGGTTAGGGCAAGGATTATCGCGGTGAGCATCAAGAGCAGGGTCATAAGGGAGAACAAGATCGGCCTGACGATGAGGCAGCCAGGTCTTGGAAAGTTCGAGTGGATTGAGAAGGAGAAGCGCAAGGAGGGCGAGGCATGA
- a CDS encoding glycosyltransferase: MKVSVIVPTYNERDNLEELFERISKAIAYYDYEIIVVDDDSPDKTWEFAQKLAEKYSVKVIRRTKEKGLSSAVIRGFKEASADVFVVMDADLQHPPEVIPLLLEAIENGADIAIASRYVRGGGVRNWYWYRKLISKGAIMIGRIALPKIRDVKDPVSGFFALRKEVVENAQLNPIGFKILMEILIKGRYQRVEEVPFIFGLRHAGESKLGGKTILNYLKHVYRLMKWEGELDRLVKFTLVGLSGVLVNQGFLWFFVEKLGWDKILANIPAMELAILNNFTWNDLWTFRDLKSRPLYQRLLSFHLAALTGAIVQWIIYATLIFFGMNYLLANLVGIAVSFIVRFLVNRHVTWG, encoded by the coding sequence ATGAAGGTCTCGGTGATAGTACCAACGTACAACGAGCGCGACAACCTTGAGGAGCTCTTCGAGAGAATAAGCAAGGCCATTGCTTATTACGATTATGAAATCATCGTTGTTGACGACGATTCCCCTGACAAAACCTGGGAATTCGCCCAGAAGCTCGCCGAAAAGTATTCAGTTAAGGTTATCCGCCGGACGAAGGAGAAGGGTCTCTCCTCAGCTGTCATCCGCGGCTTCAAGGAGGCGAGCGCCGACGTCTTCGTCGTAATGGACGCCGACCTGCAGCACCCGCCGGAGGTGATTCCCCTGCTGCTGGAGGCAATCGAGAACGGCGCGGACATAGCCATAGCCTCCCGCTACGTTAGGGGAGGGGGCGTCAGGAACTGGTACTGGTACAGGAAGCTGATCTCCAAGGGGGCTATAATGATCGGCCGTATTGCCCTGCCGAAAATAAGGGACGTTAAGGATCCCGTGAGCGGCTTCTTCGCCCTCAGAAAGGAAGTCGTCGAAAACGCCCAGCTTAATCCCATTGGCTTCAAGATACTTATGGAGATACTTATCAAGGGCAGATACCAGCGCGTCGAAGAGGTTCCATTTATCTTTGGCCTCAGACACGCCGGCGAGAGCAAGCTCGGTGGAAAGACGATACTCAATTACCTCAAGCACGTTTACAGGCTCATGAAGTGGGAGGGCGAGCTTGACAGGCTGGTGAAGTTCACGCTCGTTGGCCTCTCAGGGGTACTCGTTAACCAGGGCTTTCTCTGGTTCTTCGTCGAAAAGCTCGGCTGGGACAAGATACTCGCTAACATTCCTGCCATGGAGCTGGCAATACTCAACAACTTTACTTGGAACGACCTCTGGACTTTCAGAGACCTGAAAAGCAGGCCCCTTTATCAGCGCCTCCTGAGCTTCCATCTTGCTGCTCTAACTGGTGCAATCGTTCAGTGGATCATCTACGCTACCCTCATCTTCTTTGGAATGAACTACCTCCTTGCCAACCTGGTCGGCATCGCCGTCTCGTTCATAGTCCGCTTCCTCGTGAACAGGCACGTCACCTGGGGTTAG
- the twy1 gene encoding 4-demethylwyosine synthase TYW1, with product MAIVVKSNPNMPEEIARLFKKQHYALVGNHSGVKLCHWLKESIKHDRFCYKQKFYGIHAHRCLQMTPVLAWCTHNCIFCWRPMEGFLNVELPKPWDDPVFIVEESIKAQRKLLVGYKGMPGINMKKFEEAWNPKHAAISLSGEPMLYPYMGDLVEEFHKRGFTTFIVTNGTVPERLEEMIKEDKLPTQLYVSLTAPDIETYNRVNVPMSPDGWEKILRTLELMNGLPTRTVIRLTLVKGENMHNPEGYAKFIMKAKPMFVEAKAYMFVGFSRNRLTINNMPRHEEIRAFAEELVRHLPGYHIEDEYEPSRVVLIMRDDVDKTERFIKH from the coding sequence ATGGCAATAGTTGTGAAGTCCAATCCAAACATGCCCGAAGAAATCGCGAGACTCTTCAAGAAGCAACATTACGCTCTGGTGGGCAATCACAGCGGAGTGAAGCTCTGCCACTGGTTAAAAGAGAGTATAAAGCATGACAGATTCTGCTACAAGCAGAAGTTCTATGGCATCCACGCTCACCGCTGCCTCCAGATGACCCCAGTCCTTGCCTGGTGCACCCACAATTGTATATTCTGCTGGCGCCCAATGGAGGGGTTCCTCAACGTCGAACTGCCTAAGCCATGGGACGATCCAGTGTTTATAGTCGAGGAGAGCATAAAGGCCCAGAGGAAGCTTTTGGTCGGCTACAAGGGCATGCCGGGAATAAATATGAAGAAGTTCGAGGAGGCATGGAATCCAAAGCACGCAGCCATAAGCCTCTCAGGTGAGCCCATGCTCTATCCGTACATGGGCGACCTCGTTGAGGAGTTCCACAAGAGGGGATTCACCACTTTCATCGTCACCAACGGAACGGTTCCGGAGAGACTCGAAGAAATGATTAAAGAGGACAAGCTCCCGACCCAGCTCTACGTCTCGCTCACCGCTCCAGACATAGAGACCTACAACCGCGTCAATGTCCCAATGAGTCCCGACGGCTGGGAGAAAATCCTTAGAACGCTCGAGCTCATGAACGGCCTGCCGACGAGGACGGTGATAAGACTCACGCTCGTCAAGGGCGAGAACATGCACAATCCAGAGGGCTACGCAAAGTTCATAATGAAAGCCAAGCCTATGTTCGTTGAGGCCAAGGCATACATGTTCGTCGGCTTCTCACGCAATAGGCTGACGATCAACAACATGCCGCGCCATGAGGAAATTAGGGCCTTCGCCGAAGAGCTCGTCAGGCACCTTCCGGGCTATCACATCGAGGACGAGTATGAGCCAAGCCGTGTCGTTCTGATAATGCGCGATGATGTGGATAAAACGGAACGCTTCATAAAGCACTGA
- a CDS encoding S8 family peptidase: MALLLLAAIFAVPAVAEKPETIRVVAHIDVGHFKADAVNGIGGKIVYEFKLIDAVVIDIPANAVGKLINLDGVTKVEYDHMAQVYRGGPPWLISQPTQPAQTVPWGIERVQAPTVWSITDGSSNGVIEVAVLDTGADWDHPDIAANIVWGISTSGGVVSTDPADWYDGNGHGTHVIGTIAALNNDIGVVGVAPNVEIYAIKVLDDRGSGTYTDIAIGIEQAVLGPDGVLDADGDGIVVGDPDDDAAEVISMSLGGPSDDQYLHDMIIQAYNYGVVIVAASGNEAADQPSYPAIYPEVIAVGATDSTDAIAYFSNLQPEVSAPGVDILSTYPDDTYESLSGTSMATPHVSGVVALIQAAYYNKYGKVLPVGTFDDMSTSTVRGILHSTADDLGEAGWDIYYGYGIVRADLAVQAAIG, translated from the coding sequence ATGGCCTTGTTGCTTCTGGCAGCAATCTTTGCCGTCCCCGCTGTCGCTGAGAAGCCAGAGACTATCAGGGTTGTCGCACACATAGACGTGGGCCACTTCAAGGCCGACGCCGTCAATGGAATCGGGGGTAAAATCGTCTACGAGTTCAAGCTGATCGATGCCGTTGTCATTGATATCCCAGCTAATGCCGTCGGCAAGCTGATTAATCTCGACGGTGTTACCAAGGTTGAATACGACCACATGGCTCAGGTTTACAGGGGCGGTCCTCCGTGGCTCATCAGCCAGCCGACCCAGCCTGCTCAGACGGTTCCGTGGGGAATTGAGCGTGTTCAGGCTCCAACCGTCTGGAGCATAACCGACGGCTCCAGCAACGGCGTCATTGAAGTTGCAGTTCTCGACACTGGAGCTGACTGGGACCACCCTGACATTGCCGCCAACATTGTTTGGGGAATTAGCACCAGTGGTGGTGTTGTTAGCACGGACCCTGCTGACTGGTACGACGGAAACGGACACGGAACCCACGTTATAGGAACTATAGCGGCCCTTAACAACGACATTGGTGTCGTCGGAGTTGCTCCGAACGTTGAGATCTACGCCATCAAGGTCCTTGACGACAGGGGAAGCGGAACCTACACTGACATAGCCATTGGTATAGAGCAGGCTGTTCTCGGTCCGGACGGAGTCCTCGACGCTGACGGAGATGGAATAGTCGTTGGCGACCCGGATGACGACGCTGCTGAGGTCATAAGCATGTCTCTCGGCGGTCCGAGCGATGACCAGTACCTCCACGACATGATAATCCAGGCCTACAACTACGGCGTTGTCATAGTTGCCGCCAGCGGCAACGAGGCCGCTGACCAGCCGAGCTACCCGGCCATCTACCCGGAGGTCATCGCCGTTGGTGCCACCGACTCAACCGACGCCATAGCTTACTTCAGCAACCTCCAGCCTGAGGTCAGCGCTCCGGGTGTTGACATCCTCAGCACCTATCCGGACGACACCTACGAGAGCCTCAGCGGAACCAGCATGGCCACTCCGCACGTCAGTGGTGTTGTTGCCCTCATCCAGGCTGCCTACTACAACAAGTACGGCAAGGTTCTCCCGGTTGGAACCTTTGACGACATGAGTACCAGCACTGTCAGAGGAATCCTGCATAGCACTGCTGATGATCTCGGTGAAGCTGGTTGGGACATATACTACGGTTATGGAATAGTAAGGGCCGACTTGGCAGTTCAGGCGGCCATCGGCTGA
- a CDS encoding inorganic diphosphatase, with product MNPFHDLEPGPEVPEVVYALIEIPKGSRNKYEIDKKTGLLKLDRVLYSPFFYPIDYGIIPQTWYEDEDPFDIMVIMREPVYPFTIVEARPIGIMKMEDSGDKDWKVLAVPVEDPYFDDWKDIDDIPKAFLDEIAHFFQRYKELQGKVTKIEGWGNAEEAKKEILRAIELYKEKFGKKD from the coding sequence ATGAACCCGTTCCATGATCTGGAGCCAGGACCGGAGGTTCCCGAGGTTGTTTACGCTCTCATAGAGATTCCAAAGGGGAGCAGGAACAAGTACGAGATAGACAAAAAGACCGGCCTTCTCAAGCTCGACAGAGTCCTCTACAGCCCGTTCTTCTATCCGATCGACTACGGAATAATTCCACAGACCTGGTACGAGGATGAAGATCCCTTTGATATAATGGTCATCATGCGCGAGCCCGTTTACCCGTTCACCATCGTCGAGGCTAGGCCAATAGGCATAATGAAGATGGAGGACAGCGGTGACAAGGACTGGAAGGTTCTGGCCGTTCCCGTTGAGGACCCGTACTTCGACGACTGGAAGGACATCGACGACATCCCAAAGGCCTTCCTCGACGAGATAGCCCACTTCTTCCAGAGGTATAAGGAGCTCCAGGGCAAGGTCACCAAGATAGAGGGCTGGGGCAATGCAGAAGAAGCTAAGAAAGAAATCCTCCGTGCCATCGAGCTCTACAAGGAGAAGTTCGGCAAGAAGGACTGA
- a CDS encoding cell division protein FtsZ, with product MRAIIIGIGQCGTKIADLFALVDFETLAINTSKGDLEYLKHIPPERRVLIGESLTGGKGVNANPLLGREAMKRDLQIVMRKIGSIIGYEDVDVFFLTFGFGGGTGAGGTPVLAQALKEEYPDSLVVAIGALPLREEGIRPTINAAITIDKLSKIADSIIAIDNNKMKESGDDITKAYERINYTIVERIASLLALVDVPGEQTLDASDLKFVLKAFGSFSTIGYAKADANKLKSLSRLIMKSFENEGLYLDANIESALYGLVAIHGPPELLKATEIFEALDYLTNKIRGKQIFRGFYPDPREREVEVVTLLSGIYESKSIEEIVLTAKRYAQSFMRAKKEAEAKKKKLLSGLPDFDDIYPGGEE from the coding sequence GTGAGGGCTATAATCATAGGGATTGGCCAGTGTGGAACTAAGATAGCCGACCTCTTCGCGCTGGTGGACTTCGAAACTCTCGCCATAAACACATCTAAAGGCGACCTAGAGTACCTCAAGCACATCCCGCCGGAGAGAAGGGTACTCATAGGAGAAAGTCTAACAGGTGGCAAAGGTGTAAACGCCAATCCCCTCCTTGGCAGGGAAGCGATGAAGCGCGACCTGCAAATAGTCATGCGCAAGATAGGCTCGATAATCGGCTATGAGGACGTTGACGTCTTCTTCCTCACTTTTGGATTCGGAGGCGGGACTGGCGCGGGGGGAACACCAGTTCTGGCTCAGGCACTCAAGGAGGAATACCCAGACTCCCTTGTTGTAGCCATCGGAGCACTTCCCCTCAGAGAGGAGGGCATAAGGCCTACCATCAACGCGGCCATAACCATCGACAAACTCTCAAAGATAGCAGACTCCATAATAGCCATCGACAACAACAAAATGAAAGAAAGCGGCGACGACATAACCAAAGCCTATGAGAGGATAAACTATACCATAGTCGAGCGTATAGCTTCCCTACTGGCCCTCGTTGACGTGCCAGGTGAACAGACCCTTGACGCAAGCGATTTGAAGTTCGTCCTCAAGGCCTTTGGAAGCTTTTCGACGATTGGCTACGCAAAGGCCGACGCAAACAAACTCAAAAGCCTCTCCCGACTCATAATGAAGTCCTTCGAGAACGAGGGGCTTTATCTGGATGCAAACATAGAGTCAGCGCTCTACGGCCTCGTTGCAATTCATGGGCCGCCGGAGCTGCTCAAAGCTACGGAGATATTCGAGGCCCTCGATTACCTCACCAACAAGATACGAGGTAAGCAGATATTCCGCGGCTTCTATCCAGATCCGCGCGAGAGAGAGGTTGAAGTTGTAACCCTGCTGAGCGGCATCTACGAAAGCAAGAGCATCGAAGAGATAGTACTAACTGCCAAGCGCTACGCTCAGTCGTTCATGAGGGCCAAGAAAGAGGCTGAGGCTAAGAAGAAGAAGCTGCTAAGCGGTCTGCCTGACTTCGATGACATATACCCCGGTGGTGAAGAATGA
- a CDS encoding DUF1102 domain-containing protein: MKKILALGMLGLMIAAAFALGTSATFGDFEATRSAHIAVVADDEELIDLTPVQPYAYITNGGQLVIDLSSHNGNGNSNPGEGVSPNSTYVFEEVFGISNDLWEGTSICTRITYSGSGGILFFEGDYVRQVQPPLT, from the coding sequence ATGAAGAAAATTTTGGCCCTTGGTATGCTGGGGCTTATGATCGCGGCGGCCTTTGCTTTAGGCACGAGCGCGACCTTCGGAGACTTTGAGGCCACTAGGAGCGCACATATCGCAGTAGTAGCCGACGATGAAGAGCTCATCGACCTGACCCCTGTCCAGCCCTACGCATACATCACAAACGGGGGACAACTCGTGATTGATCTCAGCAGCCACAACGGAAACGGGAATAGTAACCCTGGTGAGGGTGTAAGCCCGAACAGCACCTACGTCTTCGAGGAAGTCTTTGGGATCAGCAACGACCTCTGGGAGGGTACCTCCATATGCACGCGCATAACCTACAGCGGCAGTGGTGGAATTCTCTTCTTTGAGGGAGACTACGTCAGGCAGGTGCAACCACCCTTGACGTGA
- the spt4 gene encoding transcription elongation factor subunit Spt4: protein MKERACRHCHFITTEDRCPVCGGRDLSDEWFDLVIITEPEKSRIAQKLGVKVPGKYAIRVR from the coding sequence ATGAAGGAGCGCGCCTGCAGGCACTGCCACTTCATCACCACGGAAGACCGCTGCCCCGTCTGCGGCGGCAGGGACCTGAGTGATGAATGGTTCGACCTCGTCATCATTACCGAGCCGGAGAAGTCGAGGATAGCCCAAAAGCTGGGCGTTAAGGTTCCAGGAAAGTACGCGATAAGGGTCAGATGA
- a CDS encoding 30S ribosomal protein S27ae, with protein sequence MGQKWKLYEVQDGKVKRKNKFCPRCGPGVFMAEHKDRWSCGRCGYTEWKRK encoded by the coding sequence ATGGGACAGAAGTGGAAGCTCTACGAGGTTCAGGACGGTAAGGTCAAGAGGAAGAACAAGTTCTGCCCGCGCTGCGGTCCGGGTGTCTTTATGGCCGAGCACAAGGACCGCTGGAGCTGCGGCCGCTGCGGTTACACCGAGTGGAAGAGGAAGTGA
- a CDS encoding HemK2/MTQ2 family protein methyltransferase codes for MMIYYKGLKLKLHPQVYEPAEDTFLLAENLAVKHGDVALDMGTGTGIIALLMARKAEYVLGVDVNPLSIKLARENARLNGIENVEFIQSNLFGGVDGEFDVITFNAPYLPGEPKEPIDLALVGGETGREVLDRFIDEVVDYLKPGGIIQIVQSSITGIKETLKRLKEVGLKGEIAAKNHVFFEDIVLINALLED; via the coding sequence ATGATGATATATTACAAAGGACTAAAGCTCAAACTCCATCCGCAAGTCTACGAGCCAGCGGAGGATACGTTTCTCTTAGCCGAGAACTTGGCGGTTAAACATGGCGACGTTGCCCTCGATATGGGCACCGGAACGGGCATAATAGCACTTCTGATGGCGAGAAAGGCAGAGTACGTCCTCGGCGTTGACGTAAATCCCCTCTCCATTAAGCTGGCAAGGGAAAATGCGAGGCTCAACGGCATTGAAAACGTTGAGTTCATCCAGAGCAACCTCTTCGGGGGGGTTGATGGGGAGTTTGACGTCATCACCTTCAACGCGCCGTATCTGCCCGGCGAACCCAAGGAGCCTATAGACCTAGCACTGGTGGGGGGAGAAACCGGAAGGGAAGTCCTCGACAGGTTCATAGATGAGGTTGTAGATTATCTGAAGCCCGGGGGAATCATTCAAATAGTTCAGAGCTCCATAACAGGAATAAAAGAGACTCTCAAGAGGCTGAAAGAAGTGGGTCTAAAGGGAGAAATAGCCGCTAAGAATCATGTCTTCTTTGAGGACATAGTCCTAATAAACGCCCTGCTTGAGGATTAA